The proteins below come from a single Anguilla rostrata isolate EN2019 chromosome 3, ASM1855537v3, whole genome shotgun sequence genomic window:
- the lpar4 gene encoding lysophosphatidic acid receptor 4, which translates to MASLALNESGMEDCGIDDSFKYNLYGVVYSVVFVLGLITNCAALFVFCFRMKMRNETTLFMTNLALSDLVFVFTLPFKIFYNVNRHWPFGDGLCKVSGTAFITNIYGSMLFLTCISVDRFLAIVYPFRSRSIRTRRNAGIVCAAVWLLILGGGISVTFFSTTNQANSSTTCFEGFSKKTWKTYLSKITIFIEVVGFLIPLLLNLGCSSMVLRTLRKPATLCQIGTNKERVLRMIVVHVAIFVVCFVPYNSILFLYAMVRSQALANCGLERFARTLYPITLCVATLNCCFDPVVYYFTSESFQKSLTTGKTQFKQENTLRSEVPLSSKETNDTESSEAHRQTSNGKDLVSETHF; encoded by the coding sequence ATGGCGAGCCTGGCGCTCAACGAGAGCGGCATGGAGGACTGCGGCATCGACGACTCCTTCAAGTACAACCTGTACGGCGTGGTGTACAGCGTGGTCTTCGTGCTGGGGCTGATCACCAACTGCGCCGCCCTCTTCGTCTTCTGCTTCCGCATGAAGATGCGCAACGAGACCACGCTCTTCATGACCAACCTCGCCCTGTCGGACCTGGTCTTCGTCTTCACCTTGCCCTTCAAGATCTTTTACAACGTCAACCGTCACTGGCCCTTCGGCGACGGGCTGTGCAAGGTTTCGGGCACGGCCTTCATCACCAACATCTACGGCAGCATGCTCTTCCTCACCTGCATCAGCGTGGACCGCTTCCTGGCCATCGTCTACCCGTTCCGCTCGCGCTCCATCCGTACCCGCCGCAACGCCGGGATCGTGTGTGCCGCCGTCTGGCTCCTCATCTTGGGCGGGGGCATCTCCGTCACGTTCTTCTCCACCACCAACCAGGCCAACTCCAGCACCACCTGCTTCGAGGGCTTCTCCAAGAAGACCTGGAAGACCTACCTGTCCAAGATCACCATCTTCATCGAGGTGGTGGGTTTCCTCATCCCTCTCCTGCTCAACCTGGGCTGCTCGTCCATGGTGCTGCGAACACTGCGCAAGCCCGCCACGCTCTGCCAGATCGGCACCAACAAGGAGCGCGTGCTGCGCATGATTGTGGTACACGTGGCCATCTTTGTGGTGTGCTTCGTGCCCTATAactccatcctcttcctctacgCCATGGTGCGCTCACAGGCCCTGGCCAACTGTGGGCTGGAGCGCTTCGCTCGCACCCTGTACCCCATCACGCTCTGCGTGGCCACGCTCAACTGCTGCTTCGACCCCGTCGTCTACTACTTCACCTCCGAGTCCTTCCAGAAGTCTCTGACCACGGGCAAGACCCAGTTCAAGCAGGAGAACACCCTGCGTAGTGAGGTCCCCCTCTCCAGCAAGGAGACCAATGACACTGAGTCCTCGGAGGCCCACAGGCAGACCAGCAATGGCAAGGACCTGGTGTCTGAGACGCATTTCTGA